The Sesamum indicum cultivar Zhongzhi No. 13 linkage group LG2, S_indicum_v1.0, whole genome shotgun sequence genome contains a region encoding:
- the LOC105156730 gene encoding auxin-responsive protein IAA32, whose protein sequence is MDSNASGYLLNHAEYYLSKDDSNIIDLGLSLRALQPEACYPSSHENYDVLVDWHQLHPQLKKTVCLNPQRVKENCDEESEGIQSKQRWTYVKVNMDGVLVGRKICILDHMDYFSLAIQLEDMFGKQSISGLRLFHADSPFSLFYKDKDDEWRTVGDVPWKEFLDRVKRLRIACKDDARRLPSSSALLHSLQL, encoded by the exons ATGGATTCAAATGCATCAGGCTACCTTTTAAATCACGCGGAATACTATCTAAGCAAAGATGACTCTAACATCATTGATTTGGGACTAAGTCTACGAGCATTGCAGCCCGAGGCTTGTTACCCTTCCTCTCATG AGAATTATGATGTCCTGGTAGACTGGCATCAGCTGCATCCTCAGCTGAAAAAAACTGTTTGTCTTAACCCGCAGAGAGTTAAGGAAAACTGTGACGAGGAATCAGAGGGAATTCAAAGCAAACAACGTTGGACTTACGTGAAAGTTAACATGGACGGGGTGCTTGTTGGTAGAAAGATTTGCATCCTTGACCATATGGACTATTTCAGTCTTGCAATTCAACTGGAAGACATGTTTG GAAAACAATCGATATCTGGTCTGAGGTTGTTCCATGCTGACTCGCCATTCTCCTTGTTTTACAAAGACAAGGATGATGAATGGAGGACCGTTGGGGACGTCCCATGGAA GGAGTTCTTGGATCGCGTGAAGAGGCTGAGAATTGCATGCAAGGACGATGCTCGTCGCTTGCCCTCTTCATCAGCATTGCTCCACTCTCTCCAACTTTAA
- the LOC105156354 gene encoding receptor protein kinase-like protein ZAR1 → MYKVVLDDGLTLAVRRLGEGGSQRFKEFQTEVEAIGKLRHENIVTLRAYYWSVDEKLLIYDFIPNGNLATAVHGKSGLTTFTPLPWSLRLKIMKGVSRGVVYLHECSPKKYVHGDIKPSNILLGHDMEPKISDFGIGRLANITGGSPTVQSGRMVSEKPQQWQQSSTASEAAMFSPVVSFSPNYQAPEALKVAKPSQKWDVYSYGIILLEMITGRMPLVQVGNSEMDLVQWMQQRIKEKKPLANVLDPYLVQDADKEEEMIAVLNIAMACTQSSPDARPSMRHVSDALERVSSSLD, encoded by the exons ATGTACAAAGTTGTGCTTGATGATGGACTTACATTGGCCGTTCGGAGATTGGGCGAAGGAGGTTCACAAAGGTTTAAAGAATTCCAAACTGAAGTGGAAGCTATAGGAAAGCTTAGACATGAAAACATTGTGACTCTCAGAGCTTATTATTGGTCAGTAGATGAGAAGCTGCTCATATATGATTTCATACCAAATGGCAATCTTGCTACTGCAGTTCATG GAAAGTCAGGGTTAACGACGTTTACACCTCTTCCATGGTCCCTGCGgttgaaaataatgaaaggAGTGTCGAGAGGCGTCGTTTATCTGCACGAGTGTAGTCCAAAAAAGTATGTTCATGGTGACATAAAACCATCGAATATATTGCTTGGACATGACATGGAGCCCAAAATCTCTGATTTTGGTATTGGTCGTTTGGCTAATATAACCGGCGGATCACCAACTGTGCAGTCAGGTCGAATGGTCTCCGAGAAACCACAGCAGTGGCAACAGAGCAGTACAGCTTCAGAAGCTGCAATGTTTTCCCCGGTTGTGTCCTTCAGCCCCAATTATCAAGCTCCAGAGGCGCTAAAAGTGGCGAAACCATCCCAAAAGTGGGATGTCTACTCATACGGAATAATATTACTGGAAATGATAACTGGAAGAATGCCACTAGTCCAAGTGGGAAACTCGGAAATGGATCTCGTCCAGTGGATGCAGCAACGCATCAAAGAGAAGAAACCACTTGCCAATGTTTTAGACCCTTACTTAGTTCAAGATGCTGAtaaagaagaagagatgatAGCGGTTCTAAACATTGCAATGGCGTGCACGCAAAGCAGCCCCGATGCCAGACCTTCTATGCGACATGTTTCGGATGCTCTAGAAAGGGTGTCATCATCCCTTGACTGA
- the LOC110013178 gene encoding receptor protein kinase-like protein ZAR1: MLAILAVLILLLCSSPSIVVLSSLNADGVALLSFKQSVKDDPAGALSSWNYSDETPCSWNGITCKDQRVISVSIPKKKLSGAVSSSLGSLSELRHVNLRSNNFSGNLPSELFKAQRLQSLVLYGNSLSGTLPFEVGNLKYLQTLDLSLNFFDGSLPPSLIQCKRLRNLVLHHNNFSGSLPDGFGKNMALLEKLDVSYNEFGGSIPGDLGNLANLQGTVDLSHNMFNGSIPASLGNLPENVYIDLTYNKLTGPIPQNGALANRGPTAFIGNPGLCGPPLKNLCSSGSEASPPFSFPYLPNSYPHQDVVGGGGLSKAAVIAIVVGDLVGVCVIGLLFAYCYSRICSCGRRRDDYEYGFKKGGRVRKECLCFTKDELETPSENTEQYDLVPLDEEVGFDLDELLKA, encoded by the coding sequence ATGTTAGCTATACTTGCTGTTTTGATTTTACTTTTGTGCAGTTCTCCTAGTATTGTAGTGTTGAGTTCTTTGAATGCTGACGGCGTAGCTCTGTTATCATTCAAGCAGTCAGTTAAAGACGACCCAGCAGGGGCACTTAGTAGCTGGAATTACTCTGATGAAACCCCTTGTTCCTGGAATGGCATTACATGCAAAGATCAGAGAGTTATCTCTGTTAGCATTCCTAAGAAGAAACTCTCTGGCgctgtttcttcttctcttggTTCTCTCTCTGAGCTTAGGCATGTGAATTTAAGGAGTAATAACTTTTCTGGAAACTTACCTTCTGAGCTTTTCAAGGCCCAGAGGCTGCAAAGTTTGGTGCTTTATGGGAATTCCCTTTCTGGGACTTTGCCATTTGAGGTTGGGAATCTCAAATACCTTCAGACTTTAGATTTATCACTGAATTTCTTTGATGGGTCATTGCCCCCATCTTTAATTCAGTGCAAAAGGTTGAGGAATCTTGTTCTTCATCACAATAACTTTAGTGGTTCTTTGCCTGATGGATTTGGGAAAAACATGGCATTGTTGGAAAAGCTTGATGTTTCCTACAATGAATTTGGTGGCTCAATTCCTGGTGACTTGGGCAATCTTGCTAATTTGCAAGGAACTGTTGACTTGTCTCATAATATGTTTAATGGTTCAATCCCAGCTAGTCTTGGCAATCTTCCTGAGAATGTTTACATTGATCTCACCTATAACAAATTAACAGGTCCAATTCCACAAAATGGAGCTCTAGCAAATAGAGGGCCGACGGCCTTTATTGGGAATCCTGGTCTTTGTGGTCCTCCTCTGAAGAATCTATGTTCTTCGGGTAGTGAAGCAAGTCCACCTTTCTCATTTCCTTACTTGCCTAATAGTTACCCTCACCAAGATGTTGTAGGTGGAGGGGGGCTGAGTAAAGCAGCTGTGATTGCCATTGTTGTGGGTGATTTGGTTGGTGTTTGCGTTATTGGGTTGCTGTTTGCGTATTGTTACTCAAGGATTTGCTCTTGTGGGAGGAGGAGGGATGATTATGAGTATGGTTTTAAGAAGGGAGGTAGAGTTAGGAAGGAATGTTTATGCTTTACAAAGGATGAGTTGGAGACTCCTTCGGAAAATACAGAACAGTATGATCTAGTGCCGTTGGACGAAGAGGTGGGATTTGATCTCGACGAGCTCTTGAAGGCG